The following proteins come from a genomic window of Nostoc sp. TCL26-01:
- a CDS encoding (2Fe-2S) ferredoxin domain-containing protein, which produces MKKLIKRIKAFIKRILRKFSSPSPLPQTINAHPPSVAPLPTVSPRWESGLVLVCSQCGQEHSTRTARSASESEDLLNWLKSQLKFDGLWGEFRVVSTGCLGVCPQKGVTVVLVSKANGKSECLIVDPNSDRSTLYSYIKE; this is translated from the coding sequence ATGAAGAAGCTGATTAAGCGGATAAAAGCATTTATCAAGCGTATCTTGAGAAAGTTTTCATCCCCATCTCCCTTACCTCAGACTATCAATGCTCACCCGCCATCAGTGGCTCCCTTGCCAACTGTCTCTCCTCGCTGGGAATCTGGTTTAGTACTTGTGTGTTCCCAGTGCGGACAAGAGCATTCGACTAGAACGGCTAGAAGTGCTTCAGAATCAGAAGATTTACTAAATTGGTTAAAATCTCAGCTGAAATTTGATGGATTGTGGGGTGAATTTCGCGTGGTTAGCACTGGTTGTTTGGGAGTTTGTCCCCAGAAAGGTGTGACTGTAGTGCTTGTTAGCAAAGCCAATGGCAAGAGTGAGTGCTTAATTGTCGATCCCAACAGCGATCGCTCTACTCTTTATTCATATATTAAAGAGTGA
- a CDS encoding nucleotidyltransferase family protein: protein MNGNTRLQMILADTPVDQVLPAIAKLHLPDWWLAGGAVRNTVWHSIFGNECQLFIKDFDIAFFDEAGNRSQELLAKTSLTEQFPQHQFDVKNQASFARWRAGKRLYTSTEDGIKDWLHTATAVGVRLDANGEWEFFTPYGLDDLFAGTIRPTPNHLDDPDAHNKASGFLSKCPYLRLVDGQ, encoded by the coding sequence ATGAATGGCAACACTCGCTTACAGATGATTTTGGCTGATACACCTGTTGATCAAGTATTACCTGCGATCGCTAAACTCCATCTCCCTGACTGGTGGTTAGCTGGGGGTGCAGTCCGCAACACCGTTTGGCATTCCATCTTTGGTAACGAGTGTCAGTTATTCATCAAAGATTTTGATATCGCCTTTTTTGATGAAGCGGGAAACCGTTCTCAAGAATTGCTAGCTAAAACCAGCCTCACAGAACAATTTCCCCAGCACCAATTTGATGTGAAAAATCAAGCCAGTTTCGCTCGATGGCGTGCTGGTAAACGTCTCTACACCAGTACAGAAGATGGAATTAAAGATTGGTTACACACGGCTACTGCTGTCGGTGTAAGGTTAGATGCCAATGGAGAATGGGAATTTTTCACCCCTTACGGTTTAGATGATCTATTTGCTGGTACTATCCGACCTACACCAAATCATCTAGATGATCCAGATGCTCACAATAAAGCATCAGGGTTTCTCTCAAAGTGTCCATATCTGCGGTTAGTCGATGGTCAATAG